The genomic interval TGGTGGGTGTAGCCGGTCTCCAGCGCGCTGCGCAGGACGTGGCGCAGACAGTTCATCTCCGTTTCGCCCGTCCAGAAGAATCCAGGCAGCGGGCGCGTTGCTCGCCAGTGATTGCTTCGCGCCAGCTGCGGCATCAGCCGCCAGTACTGCCAGTACATGTACTCGCGCCAGCCGATGACCTGTCGTACAAATCCCTCAACCGAGTTGAGCCGGGCACGGCCCGCGTGGTAAGCGTCCACCGCTGCCCGCGCCATCTCCAGCGGGTCTAGCAGACCGATGTTGATGTACGGCGACAGCACGGAGTGATACAGCGTGCGATGGCGAGCCGTCATCGCATCTTCGTACGGGCCGAACAGGTCAAGCCGGTGGGCGATGAAGTCGTCCAGGGCGGCGCGGGCCTGCGCATGCGTTACGGCGTAGCCGAAGTTGGCCGCCGAGCCTAGCCCGTAGCCTGCCGCTTCGACTTCAGCCATCACCTGCCGCGTGAGGGCATCCGGCGGGAAGCGGAGCGGCGCAGGCGGCGCGGCGTCCTTCGGCAGAGGCCGGCGGTTCTCGCGGTCGAAGTTCCACTGCCCGCCGACCGGCGCCTCACCGTCCATCAGCAGGCCGAAGTGC from Chloroflexaceae bacterium carries:
- a CDS encoding cryptochrome/photolyase family protein, which produces TQKAEAVLGLPVVVLPNTQFLTGRYNPFPAPGKKVILENFYRAMRRHFGLLMDGEAPVGGQWNFDRENRRPLPKDAAPPAPLRFPPDALTRQVMAEVEAAGYGLGSAANFGYAVTHAQARAALDDFIAHRLDLFGPYEDAMTARHRTLYHSVLSPYINIGLLDPLEMARAAVDAYHAGRARLNSVEGFVRQVIGWREYMYWQYWRLMPQLARSNHWRATRPLPGFFWTGETEMNCLRHVLRSALETGYTH